The Gemmatimonadota bacterium genome includes the window TGTCGACGGCATTGTCGAAGACCGTCCGGAACTGCGCCGGGAGGCGGAAGAGGTCGCTGCCCTGATGCCGGACGTCAAGCCTGCTCTCGAGGGTCTCTTAGTGGACGACGAAGGTCGACTCTGGGTCGAGAGAGTCACGCCGAAGGACGCGCCCTCCTTCTACGACCGTTACTCCGAAGACGGCGAGTACCTGGGCTCCGTTCGCCTGGCGTTCGAGCCAGCAGGTCCGATCTGGGTTCAGCACGGCGACATCTACGCCTGGGTCGTGGACGAGTTCGAGGTCCAATACGTGGTGAGGGCTTCCATCAGGAGGTGAGAATCGGCTTCGCCGGGTGAGCATCCTGGAGAAGTACGAGGTGTGCCGCTGTTGACCCGCAACTGCGCTGACGAGCAGTGGCGGGTTGATCCAGACCTCCTCGGAGAATCTTGCCGGTGCTCGATCACCTCGGGGGCCCAGGCGAAGTGGACTGGGCCGGGAGTAAGCAGGCCGATGCCGCCGCCCCCCCGTCGCCTTCGCCGAAACCTCGGGATCCGTCAGCGGTCCGTTCGGCTCGATCATCCGCATCCGGTCCGCACCGCTCAGCGCCTCAATCCGCGCCGAAAACGTCCCGCTCGACCGTCAGCTCCCGATCCTGGCGTGCAGGTAGCGGATCTTCGCCTCATGCTCCCCGCTGAACTCACACCTCCCGCCCGTGCCAAGCGACTTCGGTACCCGTGCTACGAGCCCGGGACCGGTTCACGCCAAGGGATTTCCGGTCTTGTTCGGTGACCGTGGAGGCCAGAAGCCGTTCAAGCTAGGTAGACGTTCTCCCAGCTCCCGCCCCAGCTTCCTGATCGCCCTGCCGCGATGGCTCAGCCGATCCTTCTCCACCGGTGCGATCTCGGCGAACCCCATCCCGGTCTCGAGTTCGACAAAGAGCGGGTCGTAGCCGAACCCGCCCCTTCCCCGCGGCGTTTCGAGTATCCGCCCCTCCACGGCGCCCCTCGCCAGCAGCGGCTCGGGTCCCGCTCCCACCAGTGCGAGCACACAGACGTAGCGGGCGCTCCGTTCGGCTGGCGGTACCCCTTCGAGCGAGCGGAGCAGGTGCCGGTTGTTGGCCTCGTCCTGCGACCTCGACCCGACCGGCGCGAAACGCTTCGAGCGCACGCCCGGCATTCCGCCCAGGGCGTCAACGACCAGCCCCGAGTCGTCGGCGAGCGTGGGAAGTCCGCTCAGGACAAAGAAGTGGGACGCCTTGGCCAGCGCGTTTTCGGCGAAGGTGTCGAAGGATTCGATCCCGTCTTCGTCCGGACTCTCGTCGATCCCGACTTCGTCGAGCCCGACAATCTCCAGGCCGGGAACCGGCGCCGCGCCCTCCGCCCCGATCATGCGTCCGATCTCGGCGAGCTTGTGGACGCTCCGGGTCGCCAGCAGCGCCCTGAAGGACCGGTCGGGCGACACCCCGGGTATCGTCCCGTCAGCCCAGCAGGTAGAAGAGCAGCGACACCGCCAGCAGGACCGCAACCCAGAGCACCATGCTCCCGGTAGGCCAGTTGCGCGCCAGCGGGCCGCCCCTGCCGGTGGCAGCGACGGTCAGGTCGACGACGGAGCCGAAGAGATCCGTCAGGGAGCGGCGCAGGTAGCGGTCCGCGCCTCCCACGATTCGTCCCGTCGTGGCGACCAGCCACGGACCCAGCTTGCGGTAAACGACCTCGGCGTCGATGTGTACCGCCCGCTTCTCGTCGGGATAGACGCCCCACTTCACCAAGGTCACGAACCCGAGCGCGCCGAAGAGCAGGAGCTGGACCTGGGTGACGATATGCGTCAGATCGTAGGGCCGGTAGTCCATCTCGTAGGGAAGGAGCGCGTAGAGGGCCCCGGGGAAGACTCCGATCAGCACGCAGAGCGCGGCCCCGATCGCCATCGCCGCCAGCATGTTCCGGGGCGGCTCCCTGGTTCTGATTCCCGAATCGTGCGCGAAGAACGAGAAGTATGGGATCTTGATGCCCGCGTGCTCCAGAACGCCCGCCGACGCGAAGAGCAGGAAGAGCCAGACCACGTAGTGGTGGTGCTCGATCGCCGCCACCATGATCATCGACTTGGTGACGAACGCGCTGAAGAGCGGGAAGGCGGAGATCGCCGCCGCCCCGGTCATGCAGAACGCCGCAGTCATGGGCATGGTCTTGTAGAGCCCGCCCAGGTCGGTTCCCTTCGTTCGTCCGGTCATCGTCATGACCGCTCCCATCGACATGAAGAGCAGCCCCTTGAAGATCACGTCCGCGAAGGCGTGCGCCACCGCACCGTTCACCGCGAGCGCTCCTCCTATCCCGATGCCCACCACCATGAACCCTATCTGGTTGATCATGGAGTAGCCGAGCACGCGCCGCAGATCGTTCTCCAGAACCGCGTAGAAGATGGGGAAGAAGGTCATCACCGTCCCCACCCAGATAAGAACGTCGGCCCCTTCGAACCCCCGCGCCAGCGCGTAGACCGCCACTTTGGTGGTGAAGGCCGAAAGGAAGACCGTGCCGGTGGGCGTGCTTTCGGGATACGCCTCCGTGATCCAGTTGTGGACGAGCGGGAAGCCCGCCTTGATGCCGAACGCGATCAGCAGGAGCCACGCCCCCGGCGAACCTCCGCCGTCCAGCCCGATGTGGTCGAAGCCGAGCGAGCCGGTGTCGCGGGCCAGCATCAGGGCTCCCGAAAGGAGGAGCACCCCGGAGACCACGTGGATCACCAGATAGCGGAAGCCGGTCCGGTACGAGCTCTTCGTCCCGCGCGCCCATACCAGGAAGGCCGAGGTCAGCGCGAGCAGCTCCCAGAAGACGAAAAGGGTGATGAGGTCGCCGGCGAAGACGGCTCCCAGGGCGCTCCCCGCGTAGAGCATCGAGCACACGTGCTGGAGCCCGACGCGGCGTCCTCCGGTCACGTCCTCCTCGCCCGCGTCGGCGGCGACCGAGCCCTGCGGCGTGCCGTCGCCGAGGTGGAGCGCGTACAGGAATCCTATGAAGGCGGCCAGGTGGAAGAGGTAGCCGAAGAGGAGCGAGAGCTTGTCCACCCGGTAGGGCGTGAGCTGGTAGCCCAGCAGCTCCATCTCGATGACGGTTCCGCTCTGGGCTCCGAACCACATGTTGAGACCGCCGACGATCGGTACCGCAAGCACCAGCAGCTTGCGCACCCGGCCCCGGGTGAAGGCGACCGCCAGCGCACCCGCGAAGAACAGGAGGAAGGGAGGCAGATCAGCCATCGTCGCCGTCCTCCTCGTCGTCCTCGGGCTCGTAGTAGTCCTCGGGACGGATCAGCAGCTTGCGCATCCCCTTCGCCACGATCACGAGTCCCCAGAACGAAACGAACCCGGCGATCGGATAGAAGAGGAGCGTGTCCTCCCACGGGTGCGGGTGTTCGCTGTGCCGGGCGATGACGAACTCGGTCACGAGAAGCGCCAGGCAGATCACGTAGAAGATGCGGAAGAAGAGGCGCACGCTCTTAGGCCGGTCCGTCCAGCCCGCCGGGTCGATGATGCGGTGTCCGCCGTCGCTCATGCCGGCCTACCCTCCGTCCGCGATCAGCGAGGCCAGTTCGAAGACCAGGCCCGGCCAGAAAAAGAGTGCGACGGTGCAAGCTGCGGTCGCTATCATGGCCACGAGCGCGGGAGCGGGAGCCTCCCGGATCCCGAACCGACCGAAGCCCTCTTCGCCGGCGTCCTCGATCCCGCCGCGCTCGGTCCCACCCCCCAGGAAGGCCTTCACCGGCACTTCGAGCAGGTAATAGAGCGAGAGCAGCGACGATAGCATGAGCACCGCGAGCAGCCCGATCTGGTCCGCTTCCAGGGTTCCCATCCCCAGGAACCACTTGCTCCACGAGCCGCCCGCCGGCGGAAGCCCGATTATGGCCAGCGAGCCGATCAGGAAGGCGCCGAAGGTGACCGGCATGCGCCGTCCGAGTCCGTGCATTTCGCTGACCGACTTCCTGTGGGCCGCGACCATGACGGCTCCGGCGGCGAAGAAGAGGGTGATCTTGCCGAAGGCGTGCATCGCGATGTGCATCCCTCCTCCGATCACTCCCCAACGGTTGGCGA containing:
- a CDS encoding non-canonical purine NTP pyrophosphatase, giving the protein MIGAEGAAPVPGLEIVGLDEVGIDESPDEDGIESFDTFAENALAKASHFFVLSGLPTLADDSGLVVDALGGMPGVRSKRFAPVGSRSQDEANNRHLLRSLEGVPPAERSARYVCVLALVGAGPEPLLARGAVEGRILETPRGRGGFGYDPLFVELETGMGFAEIAPVEKDRLSHRGRAIRKLGRELGERLPSLNGFWPPRSPNKTGNPLA
- a CDS encoding Na(+)/H(+) antiporter subunit D, giving the protein MADLPPFLLFFAGALAVAFTRGRVRKLLVLAVPIVGGLNMWFGAQSGTVIEMELLGYQLTPYRVDKLSLLFGYLFHLAAFIGFLYALHLGDGTPQGSVAADAGEEDVTGGRRVGLQHVCSMLYAGSALGAVFAGDLITLFVFWELLALTSAFLVWARGTKSSYRTGFRYLVIHVVSGVLLLSGALMLARDTGSLGFDHIGLDGGGSPGAWLLLIAFGIKAGFPLVHNWITEAYPESTPTGTVFLSAFTTKVAVYALARGFEGADVLIWVGTVMTFFPIFYAVLENDLRRVLGYSMINQIGFMVVGIGIGGALAVNGAVAHAFADVIFKGLLFMSMGAVMTMTGRTKGTDLGGLYKTMPMTAAFCMTGAAAISAFPLFSAFVTKSMIMVAAIEHHHYVVWLFLLFASAGVLEHAGIKIPYFSFFAHDSGIRTREPPRNMLAAMAIGAALCVLIGVFPGALYALLPYEMDYRPYDLTHIVTQVQLLLFGALGFVTLVKWGVYPDEKRAVHIDAEVVYRKLGPWLVATTGRIVGGADRYLRRSLTDLFGSVVDLTVAATGRGGPLARNWPTGSMVLWVAVLLAVSLLFYLLG